One Janthinobacterium sp. TB1-E2 genomic region harbors:
- a CDS encoding EAL domain-containing protein produces MRRKRIIITSVLVAVIGVAAPLSLAFYLSSVRAEQGEQERLRLLAGYALERAHRSIASASMALRSADALDLAPCSEAHVQQLRRITITTRSIDDIGYVENGLLKCTSNGMEEARIAVTPADFTLDNGMGLDFNLRPVVSGGKRMVGLSYRAYKVLIDPVRFSDVIVDNDIQMAVAIGKGGVLDTLHHPDPALVKTLLAGKGETGNGTADTLAREDSIHATLYRDGLTAVMIEPRSKLSERLRREQLLLLPLGLLMAAFIVGIVVWLSRRRLSLRGELETAVERREFFVHYQPIIALDTGVCVGAEALIRWRRPDGSMIRPDLFIPVAEEAELILPITDQVIACVIADMRAALLADRELHIAINLCASDIETGRVLDVLERALAGTGIEAQQIWLEATERGFINVEAARATIEKARARGHAVAIDDFGTGYSSLSSLQNLPLDALKIDKSFVDTIGTDAATSSVTPHIIAMARTLNMLIVAEGIETQQQADYLLERKVEFGQGWLFAKALPAAEFLTFYRARRAPSST; encoded by the coding sequence ATGCGCAGAAAACGGATCATCATTACCAGTGTGCTGGTGGCAGTCATCGGCGTGGCCGCCCCCCTGAGCCTGGCCTTCTATTTGTCGTCCGTGCGCGCCGAGCAGGGCGAGCAGGAACGCCTGCGCCTGCTGGCAGGCTATGCGCTCGAGCGCGCCCACCGGTCGATCGCCTCGGCCAGCATGGCCCTGCGCAGCGCCGATGCGCTGGACCTGGCGCCGTGTTCGGAAGCGCATGTCCAGCAGTTGCGCCGCATCACCATCACCACGCGCAGCATCGACGATATCGGCTATGTCGAAAACGGCTTGCTCAAATGCACGTCGAACGGCATGGAGGAAGCGCGCATCGCCGTCACGCCCGCGGACTTTACCCTCGACAATGGTATGGGCCTCGATTTCAACCTGCGCCCCGTCGTCAGCGGCGGCAAGCGCATGGTGGGCTTGTCCTACCGCGCCTATAAGGTGTTGATCGATCCCGTGCGCTTTTCCGACGTCATCGTCGACAACGACATCCAGATGGCCGTGGCCATCGGCAAGGGTGGCGTGCTCGACACCTTGCACCATCCGGACCCGGCACTGGTCAAGACCCTGCTCGCCGGCAAGGGAGAGACGGGCAATGGGACGGCGGACACGCTGGCGCGCGAGGACAGCATTCATGCGACGCTGTACCGCGATGGCTTGACGGCCGTCATGATCGAGCCACGCAGCAAGCTCAGCGAAAGGCTGCGCCGCGAACAGTTGCTGCTCTTGCCGCTGGGCCTGTTGATGGCCGCCTTCATCGTCGGCATCGTCGTGTGGCTGTCGCGCCGCCGGCTGTCGCTGCGCGGCGAACTGGAAACGGCCGTCGAGCGGCGTGAATTCTTTGTCCACTATCAACCGATCATCGCGCTCGACACGGGCGTGTGCGTGGGCGCCGAGGCGCTGATACGCTGGCGCCGCCCCGACGGCAGCATGATACGCCCCGACCTGTTCATCCCCGTGGCCGAAGAGGCCGAACTGATACTGCCCATCACGGACCAGGTCATCGCTTGCGTGATCGCCGACATGCGCGCCGCGCTGCTGGCCGACCGCGAGCTGCACATCGCCATCAACCTGTGCGCCAGCGATATCGAAACGGGCCGGGTGCTCGACGTGCTGGAACGCGCCCTGGCCGGCACCGGCATCGAGGCGCAGCAGATCTGGCTGGAAGCAACGGAGCGGGGCTTCATCAACGTGGAAGCGGCCCGCGCCACCATCGAAAAGGCCAGGGCACGGGGCCATGCCGTGGCCATCGACGACTTCGGCACCGGTTATTCCAGCCTGTCGAGCCTGCAAAACCTGCCGCTCGACGCCTTGAAAATCGATAAATCCTTCGTCGACACCATCGGCACGGACGCGGCCACCAGCAGCGTCACGCCGCACATCATCGCCATGGCCCGCACCTTGAACATGCTGATCGTGGCCGAAGGCATCGAAACGCAGCAGCAAGCCGATTATCTGCTGGAACGCAAGGTAGAATTCGGCCAGGGCTGGCTGTTTGCGAAGGCGCTGCCGGCCGCGGAATTCCTCACCTTTTACCGGGCGCGCCGCGCCCCGTCGTCCACATGA
- a CDS encoding serine hydrolase domain-containing protein, whose protein sequence is MTPAFTFLPLCLLGSAALAAPVLDDAVRQRAEELTRTGMHASIVIAIIDGKDSAVYGFGSVHAGKNIKPGADTVYQIGSVTKTMTGLLLADAVVQNKVKLDEPVAALLPGYTVPAFEGKTISLLDLATHYSSLPRLPDNFAPKDPANPYADYTEAKQRQFLAAYHLPYAPGTKLEYSNIGYAVLGTALAAQAGTSFEAQLQKRIAVPLGMRSTSNKPTHGMLARLAPGHLLSGELTPAWNMNVVAPAGGVYSSARDMISYLQAYMFKPLRPYALAIQPQRPLAPDSGSKIGLAWLLEQQQGQTYAWHNGQTGGYASYAAFTTDGKRGVIVLTNTVREVDALGLSALLPGTPLPPLKKPQAAIELPRTTLAEYVGEYPLGAEFTLTVTLGKNGLEAAGTGLGSAPLFASAKDQFFFRAIEAELAFTRDAAGKIAGAVLKQGGQDVVLPRKP, encoded by the coding sequence ATGACACCCGCATTTACTTTTCTCCCCCTTTGCCTGCTCGGCAGCGCCGCGCTGGCCGCCCCCGTACTGGACGATGCCGTGCGCCAGCGCGCCGAGGAACTCACGCGCACGGGCATGCACGCGAGCATCGTCATCGCCATCATCGATGGCAAGGACAGCGCTGTGTACGGCTTTGGCAGCGTACACGCCGGCAAGAACATCAAGCCGGGCGCCGATACCGTCTACCAGATCGGTTCCGTCACCAAGACCATGACGGGCTTGCTGCTGGCCGACGCCGTCGTCCAAAACAAGGTCAAACTCGATGAGCCGGTCGCGGCATTATTGCCCGGCTATACGGTGCCTGCGTTCGAGGGCAAGACGATCAGCCTGCTCGACCTGGCCACGCACTACTCCTCACTGCCGCGCCTGCCCGACAACTTCGCGCCCAAGGACCCGGCCAATCCGTATGCCGACTACACGGAAGCCAAACAGCGGCAGTTTCTCGCCGCCTATCATCTGCCGTATGCGCCGGGCACGAAACTTGAATACTCCAATATCGGCTACGCCGTGCTGGGCACGGCCCTGGCGGCACAGGCCGGTACCAGCTTTGAAGCGCAGCTGCAAAAGCGCATCGCCGTGCCGCTGGGCATGCGTTCCACCTCGAACAAGCCCACGCACGGCATGCTGGCGCGCCTGGCGCCCGGCCATTTGCTGTCGGGCGAACTGACGCCGGCATGGAATATGAACGTGGTGGCGCCGGCCGGTGGCGTGTATTCGAGCGCGCGCGACATGATTTCCTACTTGCAAGCGTATATGTTCAAGCCGCTGCGCCCGTACGCGCTGGCGATCCAGCCGCAGCGTCCGCTGGCGCCCGACAGCGGCTCGAAAATCGGCCTGGCCTGGCTGCTGGAACAGCAACAGGGGCAAACCTACGCCTGGCACAACGGCCAGACGGGCGGCTACGCCAGCTATGCGGCGTTCACGACGGACGGCAAGCGGGGCGTGATAGTGCTGACCAACACGGTGCGCGAGGTCGATGCGCTGGGCTTGTCCGCCTTGCTGCCCGGCACACCGTTGCCGCCGCTGAAAAAGCCGCAGGCCGCCATCGAGCTGCCGCGCACAACATTGGCCGAGTACGTGGGCGAGTATCCGCTGGGCGCGGAATTCACGTTGACGGTGACCTTGGGCAAGAACGGCCTGGAAGCGGCCGGCACGGGTCTCGGATCAGCCCCCTTGTTTGCCAGCGCCAAGGACCAGTTTTTCTTCCGCGCCATCGAGGCGGAACTGGCATTTACACGCGATGCGGCGGGCAAGATCGCCGGCGCCGTGCTCAAGCAAGGCGGACAGGACGTCGTCTTGCCGCGCAAGCCGTAA
- a CDS encoding VirK/YbjX family protein: protein MNDIALTLRHGAAVTFPASGHRLKAALGALFFPRQRTRWQAFLGSMPGLHSLAQLHPCLRFKIYRPYASRQLGCADRLALLEGHYRFLWQAGARALVERAARGSVVLAAFEGKDGALYRLQLTAIHDSYREGELCLRLTRDGQPLYLASFLFVPRADGVSLQLGALQGLRSEAGKLAVKEATRALHGCRPKNLIVAALRDFGDFFACNNLFLISNDNRIALNARRRRHIAADYDLAWQELHALRMRDGNYHLPCAPYRAPDLAGVPSKKRADARRRGELLQDMADGMRAQLADFLEAPAADN from the coding sequence ATGAATGACATCGCGTTAACCCTGCGCCACGGTGCCGCCGTGACGTTCCCCGCCAGCGGCCACCGCTTGAAAGCGGCGCTGGGCGCCCTCTTCTTTCCCCGCCAGCGCACGCGCTGGCAAGCTTTCCTGGGCAGCATGCCGGGCCTGCACTCGCTGGCGCAGCTGCACCCGTGCCTGCGCTTCAAGATTTACCGCCCTTACGCCTCGCGCCAGCTCGGCTGCGCGGATCGTCTGGCCTTGCTGGAGGGACATTATCGCTTCCTGTGGCAAGCCGGTGCGCGCGCCTTGGTCGAGCGGGCCGCGCGCGGGTCCGTGGTGCTGGCCGCGTTCGAAGGCAAGGACGGGGCGCTGTACCGCTTGCAGCTGACGGCCATCCATGACAGCTACCGCGAAGGCGAACTGTGCCTGCGCCTGACGCGCGACGGCCAGCCCCTGTACCTGGCCAGTTTTTTGTTCGTGCCGCGGGCCGATGGCGTTTCGCTGCAGCTGGGCGCGCTGCAAGGCTTGCGCTCGGAGGCGGGCAAGCTGGCCGTCAAGGAAGCCACGCGGGCGCTGCACGGTTGCCGCCCGAAAAACCTGATAGTGGCGGCCTTGCGCGATTTCGGCGACTTTTTTGCCTGCAATAACCTGTTCTTGATCAGCAATGACAACCGCATCGCCCTGAATGCGCGGCGCCGGCGCCATATCGCCGCCGACTACGACCTGGCGTGGCAAGAGTTGCACGCCTTGCGTATGCGCGACGGCAATTATCACTTGCCCTGCGCGCCCTACCGTGCGCCAGACCTGGCCGGTGTGCCATCGAAAAAGCGCGCCGATGCGCGGCGGCGCGGCGAATTGCTGCAAGACATGGCCGACGGCATGCGCGCGCAGCTGGCGGATTTTCTGGAAGCGCCGGCGGCTGACAATTGA
- a CDS encoding DUF1801 domain-containing protein, which translates to MKKTVPGTAPDNDAENAEPAASQIDAKIASLADWRGKTLAAVRALIRQADPDVVEEVKWRGVPVWSHAGMICTGETYKSAVKLTFAKGAALPDPAGLFNASLDGNTRRAIDIHEDEHLDAAAFKALIRAAVAANTAPKPKRTST; encoded by the coding sequence ATGAAAAAAACAGTACCGGGCACGGCGCCCGATAATGACGCCGAAAACGCCGAGCCCGCCGCCAGCCAGATCGACGCGAAGATCGCCTCGCTGGCGGACTGGCGCGGCAAAACCCTGGCCGCCGTGCGGGCGCTGATCCGCCAGGCGGACCCGGACGTGGTCGAGGAAGTCAAATGGCGCGGCGTGCCCGTCTGGTCGCACGCGGGCATGATCTGCACGGGCGAAACCTACAAATCGGCCGTGAAACTCACCTTCGCCAAGGGCGCCGCCTTGCCCGATCCGGCCGGCCTGTTCAATGCCAGCCTGGACGGCAACACGCGCCGGGCCATCGATATCCACGAAGACGAGCATCTCGATGCCGCGGCGTTCAAGGCGCTGATACGCGCCGCCGTGGCCGCAAATACGGCGCCAAAACCAAAACGGACTTCTACTTGA
- a CDS encoding GNAT family N-acetyltransferase: MCLIRPFSSADTQSCTAILALAGRDAFGPVAGSATFMAATQGEAILVAERGGIVTGFAAVYTGDAPDYFLHHLYVHPAHSGSGIGGQLLAAVVARYGPRLSLKTQLSNTGARRFYARAGWVEDAADSGVDAIGAWIRVRYRQ, from the coding sequence ATGTGCCTGATTCGTCCTTTCTCCAGCGCGGACACGCAGTCCTGCACCGCCATCCTGGCCCTGGCCGGGCGCGACGCCTTCGGCCCTGTCGCCGGCAGCGCTACTTTCATGGCGGCGACGCAGGGCGAAGCTATCCTCGTTGCCGAGCGCGGCGGCATCGTCACCGGTTTTGCCGCCGTGTACACGGGCGATGCCCCCGACTATTTCCTGCACCACCTGTATGTGCACCCGGCGCACAGCGGCTCGGGCATCGGCGGGCAACTGCTGGCGGCCGTCGTGGCGCGCTATGGTCCCCGCCTGAGCCTGAAAACGCAGCTGAGCAATACGGGCGCGCGGCGCTTTTATGCGCGCGCGGGCTGGGTCGAAGATGCGGCAGACAGCGGCGTGGACGCCATCGGCGCGTGGATACGGGTGCGCTACCGGCAGTAA
- a CDS encoding DNA-binding protein: MKAAQIVAADGRNPTVDSVREALGSTGSKSTIAPLLKRWKEEFQGAGAVKTEAGLPAELMEAMRGVYDKQQRDVAQQLETGMQQNRAELDAALEKLKKTETERLKLTDARAALTQELRATQHALAQLKEEHHFRAVTLATLHSDNAGLTQRLADRGEEIAALNRQLAQVRSQFDHYQEAAAAQRNEERAQAQQRESRLEQENAQLQQRLQGQQATLVQQDMRLAQLQAEHTRLADEAVADRAALATVRPERDQFEFQYLQAAASADALLAKLDTALLALNDAKVALAAQDRQLDMLAENAQASQLKAESLAQERDGLLRENAGMAARMALLSDSKEKRDV, encoded by the coding sequence ATGAAAGCAGCCCAAATCGTCGCTGCCGATGGGCGCAATCCCACGGTCGACAGCGTGCGCGAAGCGCTGGGCAGCACGGGCAGCAAGAGCACCATCGCGCCCTTGTTGAAACGCTGGAAAGAGGAGTTCCAGGGCGCGGGCGCCGTGAAAACGGAAGCGGGCTTGCCGGCCGAGCTGATGGAAGCGATGCGCGGTGTCTATGACAAGCAGCAGCGCGACGTGGCGCAGCAGCTGGAAACGGGCATGCAGCAGAACCGCGCCGAACTCGACGCGGCACTGGAAAAATTGAAAAAGACGGAAACGGAGCGGTTGAAACTGACGGACGCGCGCGCCGCCCTCACCCAGGAATTGCGCGCCACCCAGCACGCGCTGGCACAACTGAAGGAAGAGCACCATTTTCGCGCCGTCACCCTGGCCACCCTGCACAGCGACAACGCTGGCCTGACGCAGCGCCTGGCCGACCGGGGCGAGGAAATCGCGGCCCTGAACCGCCAACTGGCGCAAGTGCGCTCGCAGTTCGACCATTACCAGGAAGCGGCCGCCGCCCAGCGCAACGAGGAACGGGCTCAGGCGCAGCAACGCGAGAGCCGCCTGGAGCAGGAGAACGCCCAGTTGCAGCAGCGCCTGCAAGGCCAGCAAGCGACCTTGGTGCAGCAAGACATGCGGCTGGCACAGCTGCAGGCGGAGCACACGCGCCTGGCTGATGAAGCGGTCGCCGACCGCGCAGCGCTGGCTACCGTACGTCCCGAACGCGACCAGTTCGAATTTCAGTACTTGCAGGCGGCTGCGTCGGCCGACGCCTTGCTGGCCAAGCTTGATACGGCCTTGCTGGCGCTGAACGACGCCAAAGTAGCGCTGGCGGCGCAAGACCGGCAGCTCGACATGCTGGCGGAAAATGCGCAGGCGTCGCAACTGAAGGCGGAAAGCCTGGCGCAGGAACGCGATGGCTTGCTGCGCGAGAATGCCGGTATGGCGGCGCGTATGGCCCTGCTTTCGGATAGCAAGGAGAAGCGCGATGTTTGA
- a CDS encoding tyrosine-type recombinase/integrase, which yields MPDLPLSKRRAAASKSTAIAPAPLHGALIDAELAARHQAFLAAATSDNTRRTYRSAIRHFQVWGGALPADESTVIRYLLAYADSLNARTLALRLTALSQWHVYQAFADPASTPTVRKTLAGIARLHGKPKKKAKALPLEDLEVIVAKLAALGTNKALRDSALLQLGFFGGFRRSELVGLTVEDVSWEPQGMVITLPRSKTDQLGEGIVKAIPFGDGVCCPATALRAWLAAAHIRTGPLLRTVNQWGHVGAKGLHASSINTILEACARLAALDYVPELSSHSLRRGMATSAHRAGADFQAIKRQGGWRHDGTVHGYIEEAGRFEENAAGSLLKGKRKAAG from the coding sequence ATGCCCGATTTGCCCCTCTCGAAACGCCGTGCCGCCGCGTCCAAAAGCACCGCTATCGCTCCTGCCCCATTACACGGCGCCCTGATCGACGCCGAACTGGCCGCGCGCCACCAGGCGTTTCTCGCCGCCGCCACGTCGGACAACACGCGCCGCACCTACCGTTCCGCCATTCGCCACTTCCAGGTATGGGGCGGGGCGCTGCCCGCCGACGAGTCCACCGTCATCCGCTACCTGCTGGCCTATGCGGACAGCCTGAACGCCCGCACCCTGGCCCTGCGCCTGACGGCCCTGTCGCAATGGCATGTGTACCAGGCCTTTGCCGACCCCGCGTCCACGCCCACCGTGCGCAAAACTTTGGCCGGCATCGCCCGCCTGCACGGCAAGCCAAAGAAGAAGGCCAAGGCCCTGCCTCTGGAAGATCTGGAAGTGATCGTTGCCAAACTGGCCGCGCTGGGCACCAACAAGGCCTTGCGCGACAGCGCCTTGCTGCAGCTGGGATTTTTTGGCGGTTTCCGGCGCAGCGAACTGGTGGGATTGACTGTGGAAGACGTGAGCTGGGAGCCGCAGGGCATGGTGATCACCTTGCCCCGCTCGAAAACGGATCAACTGGGCGAGGGCATCGTCAAGGCGATCCCGTTCGGCGACGGCGTCTGCTGCCCGGCGACGGCCTTGCGCGCGTGGCTGGCTGCGGCGCACATCCGTACGGGGCCGCTCTTGCGCACGGTGAACCAGTGGGGACACGTGGGCGCGAAAGGATTGCACGCGAGCAGCATCAACACGATCTTGGAAGCTTGCGCCAGGCTGGCGGCGCTCGATTACGTACCGGAACTATCGAGCCACAGCCTGCGCCGCGGCATGGCCACCAGCGCGCACCGGGCCGGCGCCGATTTCCAGGCCATCAAGCGCCAGGGCGGCTGGCGCCACGACGGCACCGTGCATGGCTATATAGAAGAGGCGGGGCGTTTTGAGGAAAATGCGGCGGGGAGTTTGTTGAAGGGGAAGAGGAAGGCGGCGGGCTGA
- a CDS encoding GNAT family N-acetyltransferase: MIRPGTIEEAWHVLQAIPEFDQRHSLGQLQERLPAGALILIAEADGQPVGCKLGYAAEDDSFYSWLGGVLPAHRKAGLAQRLLEFQERRAAEGGFSAITVKSMNRYPAMLRLLIRNGYQIRLVEHFGDTARERIHFIKPLP; the protein is encoded by the coding sequence ATGATACGGCCCGGCACCATCGAGGAAGCCTGGCACGTGCTGCAGGCGATACCCGAGTTCGACCAGCGGCACAGCCTGGGGCAGCTGCAGGAGCGGCTGCCCGCCGGCGCCCTGATCCTGATCGCGGAAGCGGACGGCCAGCCCGTCGGATGCAAGCTGGGGTATGCGGCCGAGGACGATTCTTTCTACAGTTGGCTCGGCGGCGTGCTGCCCGCGCACCGCAAGGCTGGGTTGGCGCAACGCCTGCTGGAATTTCAGGAGCGCCGGGCTGCGGAGGGCGGCTTTTCGGCCATCACGGTGAAATCGATGAACCGCTATCCCGCCATGCTGCGCTTGCTGATCCGCAATGGATACCAGATCCGGCTGGTGGAGCACTTTGGCGACACGGCCAGGGAGCGCATTCATTTCATCAAGCCGCTGCCTTGA
- a CDS encoding PaaI family thioesterase, which translates to MHPNDMTGLQLMQAFAQGLFPRPGISKTMPMDAHTVEHGRVIFTATANETHTNPMGGVHGGFAATVLDTVTGCATHTVLPAGESYGTTDLNIKMCRPLPFNVTVYAEGKVINAGRNLVISEGTIRDEAGKVYAHATATCMIIRPREQAAA; encoded by the coding sequence ATGCACCCGAACGACATGACCGGCTTGCAACTGATGCAAGCTTTCGCGCAAGGCCTGTTTCCCCGGCCCGGCATTTCCAAGACCATGCCCATGGATGCGCATACTGTCGAGCATGGCCGTGTCATTTTCACGGCGACGGCAAATGAAACGCACACCAATCCCATGGGCGGCGTGCACGGCGGTTTCGCGGCCACCGTGCTCGACACCGTCACGGGTTGCGCCACTCACACGGTCTTGCCGGCCGGCGAAAGCTACGGCACGACGGACCTGAACATCAAGATGTGCCGTCCCCTGCCCTTCAACGTGACGGTCTACGCCGAAGGCAAAGTCATCAATGCGGGACGCAACCTGGTCATTTCCGAAGGCACGATCCGCGACGAAGCCGGCAAAGTGTACGCGCACGCGACGGCCACCTGCATGATCATCCGCCCCCGGGAACAAGCGGCCGCATGA
- a CDS encoding MarR family winged helix-turn-helix transcriptional regulator, protein MRTNTSPTPDGPDTVACPLGERSPRLFNLLNLARQNLFRSADAVFTSELGFSGTQVVALFALKGEEGCQLKDLGRALQLKNSAVTGLVARMEENGLIVRGQSALDARAGTLHMSPKGGEVLAAALPLLDSLNEQLKQGFSEEELAVVARFLLHASRLRFAQDV, encoded by the coding sequence ATGCGTACCAATACCTCCCCTACTCCAGACGGTCCCGATACCGTAGCCTGCCCGCTGGGCGAGCGTTCGCCGCGGCTGTTCAATCTGCTCAATCTGGCGCGCCAGAACCTGTTTCGCTCGGCCGATGCCGTCTTCACCAGTGAACTGGGATTTTCCGGCACACAAGTGGTCGCCCTGTTTGCCCTGAAGGGCGAGGAAGGCTGTCAATTGAAGGATCTCGGGCGGGCGCTGCAGCTGAAAAATTCGGCCGTCACGGGGCTGGTGGCGCGCATGGAGGAAAACGGCCTGATCGTGCGCGGCCAGTCGGCGCTCGATGCGCGCGCCGGCACCTTGCACATGTCGCCCAAGGGCGGTGAGGTGCTGGCCGCCGCCCTGCCCCTGCTCGACAGCCTGAATGAACAACTGAAGCAAGGTTTCAGCGAGGAAGAACTGGCCGTCGTCGCCCGCTTCCTGCTGCACGCCTCGCGCCTGCGTTTTGCGCAGGACGTCTGA
- a CDS encoding citrate synthase family protein encodes MKNDLSALDAAHLLGVSLPTLYSYVSRGLLASVSNGDSRRKRYPQEDVLRLAARKNDAKRGGQTAVAAMHWGLPVLETKISHILDGRLLYRGCDATTLAESATLEAAASLLWDDGAGDYFQQDAPTLPQGLASAPGATPLARAMLAMAMLSSLPAPADLLQSGPALMRILAAALLQTAPSALPLHRQLAQAWQADTDQTELLRAALVLLADHELNASTFAVRCVASTGASLPAALGAGLAALSGDRHGGGSAAARCMLMQALAAPDARDAIGAFYKTIAPEFAGFGHPLYPQGDPRAAYLLDRLVALSHEHPRLHAILSVCAMAGELLDAKPNADLALAAMELAFGWPESAGVSVFALARSAGWIAHANEQAASAALIRPRARYIGCHQRD; translated from the coding sequence ATGAAAAACGACTTATCCGCCCTCGACGCGGCGCACCTGCTGGGCGTCAGCCTGCCCACCCTGTATTCCTACGTGAGCCGGGGCTTGCTGGCTTCCGTCAGCAATGGAGATTCGCGCCGCAAGCGCTATCCGCAGGAAGACGTGCTGCGCCTGGCGGCCCGCAAGAATGACGCCAAGCGCGGCGGTCAGACAGCCGTGGCCGCCATGCACTGGGGCTTGCCCGTGCTGGAAACAAAGATTTCCCACATTCTCGATGGCCGGCTGTTGTACCGTGGCTGCGATGCGACGACATTGGCCGAGTCCGCGACGCTGGAAGCGGCCGCCAGCCTGCTGTGGGACGACGGTGCGGGCGACTATTTCCAGCAAGATGCGCCGACCCTGCCACAGGGGCTGGCCAGCGCGCCGGGTGCGACGCCGCTGGCGCGCGCCATGCTGGCCATGGCCATGCTGTCGTCCCTGCCTGCGCCTGCGGACTTGCTGCAGTCCGGCCCCGCCTTGATGCGCATCCTGGCCGCCGCCTTGCTCCAGACGGCGCCGTCCGCCTTGCCGCTGCACCGGCAGCTGGCCCAGGCGTGGCAGGCCGACACGGACCAGACTGAATTGCTACGCGCCGCCCTCGTGCTGCTGGCCGACCATGAATTGAATGCGTCCACCTTTGCCGTGCGCTGCGTCGCCTCGACGGGTGCCAGTTTGCCCGCCGCGCTGGGCGCCGGGCTGGCGGCCTTGTCCGGAGACAGGCACGGCGGCGGCAGCGCGGCGGCCAGGTGCATGTTGATGCAGGCGCTGGCCGCGCCGGACGCCAGGGACGCCATCGGCGCCTTTTACAAGACCATCGCGCCGGAATTCGCCGGCTTTGGCCACCCGCTGTATCCGCAAGGCGACCCGCGCGCCGCGTATCTGCTGGACCGTTTGGTAGCGCTGTCGCACGAGCACCCGCGACTGCACGCCATCCTGTCCGTCTGTGCCATGGCGGGTGAGTTGCTCGATGCGAAGCCAAATGCCGACCTGGCGCTGGCCGCCATGGAGCTGGCGTTCGGCTGGCCCGAGAGCGCAGGCGTGAGCGTGTTTGCGCTGGCCCGCTCGGCCGGCTGGATCGCGCATGCCAACGAGCAAGCCGCCAGCGCGGCCCTGATACGCCCCCGCGCCCGCTACATCGGGTGCCACCAGCGCGACTGA
- a CDS encoding GNAT family N-acetyltransferase: protein MSTHTIRTLRLDDAASLLAFELANRAWFERHIDRRPDAFYSIEGVQAHLAQFLDEHAQGRMHPCVIVDERGELIGRANLKDIDKQARTAEVGYRIGEHQAGKGLATAALRYLITLAQDEWRLASLCAYAIDGNAASIRVLERCGFVQGTAVPDIAIVEGTVVDGHAYALDLRTAGVDSAL from the coding sequence ATGAGTACACACACGATACGCACCCTGCGCCTTGATGACGCCGCGTCCTTGCTGGCCTTCGAACTCGCCAACCGGGCCTGGTTCGAGCGCCATATCGACCGGCGTCCGGACGCTTTTTACAGCATCGAAGGCGTCCAGGCGCACCTCGCGCAATTCCTGGACGAGCACGCACAGGGGCGCATGCACCCCTGCGTCATCGTCGACGAGCGCGGCGAGCTGATCGGCCGCGCCAACCTCAAGGATATCGACAAGCAGGCCCGAACGGCCGAAGTCGGCTACCGCATCGGGGAGCATCAGGCGGGCAAGGGCCTGGCCACGGCCGCGCTGCGCTACCTGATCACGCTGGCGCAAGACGAATGGCGGCTGGCCAGCCTGTGCGCCTATGCCATCGATGGCAATGCGGCCTCGATTCGCGTGCTGGAACGCTGCGGTTTCGTGCAGGGAACGGCCGTGCCCGATATTGCCATCGTGGAAGGCACCGTTGTCGATGGCCATGCCTATGCGCTGGATTTGCGGACGGCTGGGGTAGACTCTGCCCTGTGA